In one window of Helianthus annuus cultivar XRQ/B chromosome 17, HanXRQr2.0-SUNRISE, whole genome shotgun sequence DNA:
- the LOC110924332 gene encoding 50S ribosomal protein L15, chloroplastic, with the protein MGQKAQTLLPIMGQTEPNNITLIINVIFFATKLNIHSLSPMASIFSQPSPSSLLINHSSNFKGNVTNLKSNICQFSSKPNNNNNKSQQRKLLIVAAIPSSVVSSSVRFRLDNLGPQPGSRKNAKRKGRGHAAGQGGSCGFGMRGQKSRSGPGVRKGFEGGQMPLYRRLPKLRGIAGGNCNVIVCYPLF; encoded by the coding sequence ATGGGTCAAAAAGCCCAAACGCTGCTTCCTATAATGGGCCAAACAGAACCCAATAACATCACCCTCATCATCAACGTTATCTTCTTTGCAACAAAACTGAACATTCACTCACTTTCTCCAATGGCTTCTATCTTCTCACAACCCTCACCATCCTCATTACTCATCAACCATTCTTCTAATTTCAAGGGCAACGTAACAAATctcaagtcaaacatttgccaattttcatcaaaacccaacaacaacaacaacaaatcgCAACAACGGAAACTGTTAATTGTAGCTGCGATTCCATCATCTGTTGTGAGTTCCAGTGTCCGGTTTCGACTGGATAATCTGGGTCCTCAACCGGGTTCCAGAAAGAATGCGAAGAGAAAGGGTAGGGGACATGCAGCGGGTCAAGGTGGGAGCTGTGGGTTTGGGATgaggggtcagaaatcgaggtcTGGTCCAGGTGTTCGTAAGGGTTTTGAAGGGGGTCAGATGCCGCTTTACCGTCGGCTTCCTAAGCTTAGGGGTATTGCTGGAGGTAATTGTAATGTTATTGTTTGTTATCCACTGTTTTAG